A portion of the Candidatus Nitrosotenuis aquarius genome contains these proteins:
- the scpB gene encoding SMC-Scp complex subunit ScpB yields MKIEDEGEATSRLEAALYSAGRPLTVEELIKASGTESRTKTLALLGMIEKKTKSAFRAIEIATLPDGSYVMQLKPELNDTVRKFASRPILAKATLKTLSYIAYMQPISSKHLVETRGSGVYSHLKELEQLDFISHQNVGRLKIFTTTAKFQKYFGISGDTDILKQILFKKRKSTPISQPIAQQA; encoded by the coding sequence ATGAAAATAGAGGATGAAGGCGAGGCAACCTCAAGGCTAGAGGCAGCCCTGTATTCTGCCGGAAGGCCCCTGACAGTAGAAGAACTAATCAAGGCATCAGGCACAGAATCTAGAACCAAGACCCTGGCATTACTAGGAATGATAGAAAAAAAGACGAAGTCGGCGTTCAGGGCAATCGAGATAGCCACATTACCTGACGGCTCGTACGTAATGCAGCTAAAACCTGAGCTAAACGACACAGTACGCAAGTTTGCCTCGCGCCCAATTCTTGCAAAAGCCACACTCAAGACATTATCATATATCGCATACATGCAACCAATCTCATCCAAGCACCTAGTAGAAACAAGAGGTAGCGGCGTCTATTCCCACCTAAAAGAATTAGAACAGCTTGATTTCATATCGCACCAAAATGTGGGAAGACTCAAGATTTTCACCACAACTGCAAAATTCCAAAAATACTTTGGAATATCTGGAGACACCGACATCCTAAAGCAGATTCTATTCAAAAAACGAAAATCCACTCCAATATCGCAGCCAATCGCACAACAAGCCTAG
- a CDS encoding alcohol dehydrogenase: MKAARIMEPQKALEISEVPTPKPQGTEVLIKVKAVGVCHSDLHLWEGGYDTGDGFMKVTDRGVKFPVIPGHEIVGTVTEIGNAVQGIAIGDNVLVYPWIGCGNCAACRVGNDNVCDTPRSLGVFQNGGYAEYALIPHFKFLSKVTGIELDAAASLACSGLTAYTAIKKSNATSQSNMVIFGAGGLGLMGVQIARAITNANIIIVDIDDAKLQTAKELGADHAVNSKDPDAVQKIMTLCGGKGADCIIDFVNAPPTVKMGLAVIRKRGTMTLVGLFGGAIDLSLVSIPLKAITIQGAYTGNYNDMVELLNLAKRGVINPIISKRYSLSDANVALEDLKSRKILGRAIINP; encoded by the coding sequence ATGAAAGCAGCCAGAATAATGGAGCCGCAAAAGGCACTAGAGATATCCGAAGTGCCAACTCCAAAACCGCAAGGAACCGAAGTACTAATCAAGGTAAAAGCAGTCGGCGTTTGCCACAGCGACTTGCATCTATGGGAAGGCGGATATGATACTGGCGATGGCTTCATGAAGGTAACCGACAGAGGAGTCAAATTCCCAGTCATCCCGGGGCACGAAATAGTGGGCACCGTGACTGAAATAGGAAATGCAGTCCAGGGAATAGCAATAGGTGATAATGTCTTGGTGTATCCGTGGATTGGATGCGGAAACTGCGCCGCGTGCCGAGTGGGAAATGACAACGTTTGCGATACTCCACGTTCTTTGGGTGTTTTTCAAAACGGTGGCTATGCAGAATATGCACTGATTCCACATTTCAAATTCCTATCCAAAGTAACGGGAATTGAGCTTGATGCAGCGGCTTCTCTTGCCTGTTCTGGCCTTACGGCTTATACTGCAATCAAAAAATCAAATGCCACATCACAAAGCAACATGGTGATCTTTGGCGCAGGCGGCCTAGGCTTGATGGGCGTCCAAATTGCAAGGGCAATTACAAACGCAAACATCATAATTGTAGATATCGATGACGCAAAACTCCAGACAGCAAAGGAGCTTGGCGCAGATCATGCAGTGAACTCAAAGGATCCGGATGCAGTTCAGAAAATAATGACCTTGTGCGGAGGCAAAGGTGCAGACTGTATAATTGACTTTGTAAATGCACCGCCGACGGTAAAGATGGGCCTTGCAGTAATTCGTAAACGAGGCACAATGACCTTGGTAGGGCTCTTTGGCGGCGCAATTGACTTGTCTTTGGTATCAATACCTCTGAAGGCAATCACCATTCAGGGCGCGTACACTGGAAACTATAACGACATGGTGGAATTGCTGAATCTGGCAAAGCGCGGAGTAATCAACCCAATAATATCAAAAAGATACTCTTTGTCTGATGCAAATGTAGCACTAGAGGATCTCAAGTCCCGCAAGATTCTGGGCAGGGCAATCATTAATCCTTAG
- a CDS encoding P-II family nitrogen regulator — MKRIEAVIPSNRLNLVVSAIEESGVTGITTIEAKGRGKGARPSLRSSRGTSTQIAEYNSLATIITIVEDSRVDQIISAILNTASTGSSGDGKIFVSTIDDVIDIQTKKKGLT; from the coding sequence ATGAAACGCATAGAGGCAGTCATTCCATCAAATAGACTAAACTTGGTAGTCTCTGCAATAGAAGAAAGCGGCGTTACCGGAATCACAACAATTGAGGCCAAGGGGAGGGGCAAGGGAGCAAGGCCTTCGCTTCGAAGCTCGCGTGGGACCAGCACACAAATAGCGGAATACAACAGCTTGGCCACAATAATCACAATTGTCGAGGACTCGAGAGTAGATCAAATAATCAGCGCAATACTGAATACGGCAAGCACGGGTTCTAGCGGAGACGGCAAGATCTTTGTCTCCACAATAGATGACGTAATTGACATTCAGACAAAAAAGAAAGGTCTTACCTAG
- a CDS encoding P-II family nitrogen regulator, which produces MKKIEAIIRAQNFVELKNKISKIGTYLIAKHEISNNDIFDRQHGSKIGSTNLKSIPLLKIELVIPDVDAKKVIGIISESSGIKSSDGGKIFVSEMTEIVDMQTLEGEKELEVTTPTKRSRLVPLQKYTLTKVEEFYEQNKTILLENYKIKSFSDFVNFCILEYLPVLQQKTKKTVYDLNSIRF; this is translated from the coding sequence ATGAAGAAAATAGAAGCGATAATTCGCGCGCAAAATTTTGTCGAGCTAAAAAACAAGATCTCAAAAATAGGCACATATCTGATAGCCAAGCACGAAATATCCAACAATGACATCTTTGATAGGCAACATGGCTCCAAAATAGGAAGCACAAATCTCAAGAGCATACCTCTGCTCAAAATTGAGCTGGTAATTCCAGACGTTGATGCAAAAAAAGTAATTGGAATTATCTCTGAATCATCCGGCATAAAATCCTCTGATGGCGGAAAAATCTTCGTCTCGGAGATGACTGAAATTGTGGACATGCAGACACTAGAAGGAGAAAAGGAGCTTGAAGTCACAACTCCAACCAAGCGAAGCAGACTCGTGCCACTGCAAAAATATACTCTGACCAAGGTTGAAGAGTTTTACGAGCAAAACAAGACAATATTGTTGGAAAATTACAAAATCAAATCGTTTAGCGACTTTGTTAATTTCTGCATCTTGGAATATCTGCCGGTATTGCAGCAAAAAACCAAAAAGACCGTGTATGATCTAAATTCAATCAGATTCTAG
- a CDS encoding chromosome segregation protein ScpA: MSENQVENISQAPVNVLFNPNTVIKKDVWEINIIQILEILIRILKKADKKDLRVAGMAALSSSLIHRMKVERIFALQKAAMEKKPLSQRTDVDIQLLNIPYRHESTYPVTLEELMDLLENLIGTIANPRSRKGGQLKFEPIEAPDFKEYFVSLESLIGKYEELILRKLGPDGVGFLHAIIADLDTTDSIRCFFAILFLARDQKVDLEQAGDDIKITILREVTP; the protein is encoded by the coding sequence TTGAGTGAGAACCAAGTAGAAAACATATCACAGGCGCCAGTAAATGTTCTGTTTAATCCAAATACAGTCATAAAAAAAGACGTCTGGGAGATAAACATAATTCAGATCCTAGAGATCCTAATTAGAATTCTAAAAAAGGCGGACAAAAAGGACCTGCGCGTGGCAGGAATGGCTGCTCTGTCATCGTCACTAATTCACAGAATGAAGGTAGAGAGAATCTTTGCACTGCAAAAGGCTGCAATGGAAAAAAAGCCACTATCGCAGAGAACAGACGTTGATATTCAGCTGCTAAACATTCCGTATCGCCACGAGTCAACATATCCAGTCACACTGGAAGAATTAATGGACCTGCTTGAGAACCTGATTGGAACAATCGCAAACCCCCGATCAAGAAAAGGGGGGCAGCTAAAGTTTGAGCCAATAGAGGCACCTGACTTTAAGGAATATTTCGTATCACTTGAATCCCTAATTGGCAAATACGAAGAATTGATACTGCGCAAGCTTGGCCCAGACGGAGTTGGCTTTTTGCACGCAATAATTGCCGATCTAGATACAACTGATTCTATTCGATGCTTTTTTGCCATTTTGTTCCTTGCTAGAGACCAAAAAGTCGACCTAGAGCAAGCAGGCGATGACATCAAAATCACAATACTGCGTGAGGTAACACCATGA